In Periplaneta americana isolate PAMFEO1 chromosome 3, P.americana_PAMFEO1_priV1, whole genome shotgun sequence, the following are encoded in one genomic region:
- the LOC138697186 gene encoding uncharacterized protein isoform X2: protein MFMELCTFLTRVSPVFSYGDQTPACKAVDILNMLELNFNKDKNELLDHSRQARQTGEEEYAQIMEHSLICCQYRSEGEHHQKEQEGKITEKCSAPYTEDAHKPGAKEVNDMTCYLECLYKNHNSTDSNGDVVLEAAMKLLKSSGFNVDSVLNKVQSFCGKYSKEMTSKDTKKYTCPRQPLHFMLCVQDVAVKYCPKELWQSNNLERCEKRREELKDVFND from the exons ATGTTTATGGAACTA TGCACTTTTCTGACGAGAGTGTCTCCAGTGTTTTCCTATGGCGACCAAACACCGGCATGCAAAGCGGTGG ATATTCTTAACATGTTGGAGTTAAACTTCAACAAGGACAAAAATGAACTACTGGACCACTCAAGACAAGCGAGACAAACTGGCGAAGAAGAGTACGCGCAAATTATGGAACATTCTCTG ATATGTTGTCAGTACCGCTCAGAAGGGGAACATCACCAGAAGGAACAAGAaggaaaaataactgaaaaatgcaGTGCCCCCTACACAG AAGATGCACACAAACCTGGCGCCAAAGAAGTAAACGACATGACG TGTTACCTTGAGTGCCTCTACAAGAACCACAACTCT ACGGATTCAAATGGAGACGTCGTGCTTGAGGCAGccatgaaattgttgaaatcttcTGGGTTCAATGTAGACTCAGTATTGAACAAAGTACAGTCCTTCTGTGGAAAGTACAGTAAAG aaATGACGTCGAAAGACACTAAGAAATACACTTGCCCCCGCCAGCCACTTCACTTCATGCTGTGCGTGCAGGACGTTGCTGTCAAG TATTGTCCCAAGGAACTGTGGCAATCAA ATAATCTTGAGAGATGTGAGAAGCGCAGAGAAGAACTCAAAGACGTGTTCAACGACTAA
- the LOC138697186 gene encoding uncharacterized protein isoform X1, producing MCFGYGLVLVFATHFVLFSTGLQYVYGTNILNMLELNFNKDKNELLDHSRQARQTGEEEYAQIMEHSLICCQYRSEGEHHQKEQEGKITEKCSAPYTEDAHKPGAKEVNDMTCYLECLYKNHNSTDSNGDVVLEAAMKLLKSSGFNVDSVLNKVQSFCGKYSKEMTSKDTKKYTCPRQPLHFMLCVQDVAVKYCPKELWQSNNLERCEKRREELKDVFND from the exons ATGTGTTTCGGATATGGTTTAGTTCTTGTCTTCGCTACACATTTCGTCTTATTCAGCACCGGACTTCAATATGTTTATGGAACTA ATATTCTTAACATGTTGGAGTTAAACTTCAACAAGGACAAAAATGAACTACTGGACCACTCAAGACAAGCGAGACAAACTGGCGAAGAAGAGTACGCGCAAATTATGGAACATTCTCTG ATATGTTGTCAGTACCGCTCAGAAGGGGAACATCACCAGAAGGAACAAGAaggaaaaataactgaaaaatgcaGTGCCCCCTACACAG AAGATGCACACAAACCTGGCGCCAAAGAAGTAAACGACATGACG TGTTACCTTGAGTGCCTCTACAAGAACCACAACTCT ACGGATTCAAATGGAGACGTCGTGCTTGAGGCAGccatgaaattgttgaaatcttcTGGGTTCAATGTAGACTCAGTATTGAACAAAGTACAGTCCTTCTGTGGAAAGTACAGTAAAG aaATGACGTCGAAAGACACTAAGAAATACACTTGCCCCCGCCAGCCACTTCACTTCATGCTGTGCGTGCAGGACGTTGCTGTCAAG TATTGTCCCAAGGAACTGTGGCAATCAA ATAATCTTGAGAGATGTGAGAAGCGCAGAGAAGAACTCAAAGACGTGTTCAACGACTAA